A region of Homalodisca vitripennis isolate AUS2020 unplaced genomic scaffold, UT_GWSS_2.1 ScUCBcl_23;HRSCAF=586, whole genome shotgun sequence DNA encodes the following proteins:
- the LOC124370154 gene encoding putative nuclease HARBI1, translating to MSTFEDLAAYAVIAVAIKKRKKRRHQMWKKEWLQRKRFNHVHLLRELEAYPRDWKNYLRMDEKTYFDLLRIVTPLITKQDTKMREAITPHEKLTATLRYLSTGRTMEDLKFSTRISPQTLGRIIPETCSAIVKALNDYCKVPNTAEEWKQIAQEYGEKWNFPNCLGSMDGKHIAITPPPGSGSYFYNYKGFHSQVLFCIASANYEIIYFHFGVNGRVSDGGVLKETDFNKKLTDKSLNLPEEGIVDGEALPYVFIADDAFPLTEVIMKPFSYRVANKPRKVYNYRLSRARRMVESVFGILAERFQVLQKPITFIDLKKVNSVVVACCYLHNYLRRTIPQRYSPKDWLDLDDDEVGVSKPGPRTSDHMALQVRQTDRPMASAKEVRNKFVHYFSNKGKVEWQDRYIS from the exons ATGTCTACGTTTGAAGATTTGGCAGCATACGCTGTAATAGCGGTAGCTATTAAAAAACGCAAGAAACGAAGGCATCAAATGTGGAAAAAAGAATGGCTTCAGAGGAAGAGATTTAACCACGTTCACCTTCTTAGGGAGCTTGAAGCATATCCTAGAGACTGGAAAAACTACTTAAGAATGGACGAGAAAACGTACTTTGATTTATTACGTATAGTAACACCATTGATTaccaaacaagatacaaaaatgaGGGAAGCCATTACACCACATGAAAAACTGACTGCGACATTGCGGTATCTAAGCACTGGCAGAACAATggaagatttaaagttttcaacgAGAATTTCCCCCCAAACATTAGGAAGAATAATTCCAGAGACCTGCTCAGCTATTGTCAAGGCCTTGAATGACTATTGCAAG GTACCGAATACAGCCGAGGAGTGGAAACAAATTGCACAGGAGTACGGGGAAAAATGGAATTTCCCCAACTGCCTAGGCAGCATGGATGGAAAGCATATAGCCATAACACCACCACCTGGAAGTGGTTCTTACTTCTATAACTATAAGGGTTTCCATAGTCAGGTACTTTTCTGCATTGCTAgtgcaaactatgaaataatttattttcattttggtgttAATGGCCGGGTATCTGATGGAGGAGTTCTGAAAGAGACAGACTTCAACAAGAAACTAACAGATAAAAGCCTCAATTTACCTGAAGAGGGCATTGTAGACGGCGAAGCTCTTCCATACGTATTCATTGCAGATGACGCCTTCCCCCTAACTGAGGTCATAATGAAACCCTTTTCCTATAGGGTTGCAAACAAACCTAGAAAGGTATATAACTACCGACTCTCAAGAGCACGCCGAATGGTCGAAAGTGTTTTTGGGATTCTCGCTGAGAGATTTCAGGTTCTACAAAAACCAATCACCTTCATTGACTTGAAGAAAGTGAATAGTGTTGTTGTTGCGTGCTGCTACCTGCACAACTATTTGCGTAGGACAATCCCTCAAAGGTACTCACCTAAAGACTGGTTGGATTTAGATGACGACGAAGTTGGTGTGTCTAAGCCTGGACCAAGAACCAGCGATCACATGGCATTACAAGTAAGACAAACCGATCGCCCAATGGCTAGTGCaaaagaagtaagaaataaatttgttcattattttagcaaCAAAGGAAAAGTGGAATGGCAAGACAGATACATCTCttag
- the LOC124370153 gene encoding zinc finger BED domain-containing protein 6-like → MEPPAAKRKKTSEIWNFFDPVGTNQAICKLCKRKFSFTGSISNLKKHMGRKHPTVSLPAATVELPATSNEDRTNVITEETPIVIEFSQSQPVELPDTARLLPSVMFPSTSTITSKTTTDVTVPLYTLPSKKKQTPITSFVPKKITPSDKNKIDLAILKLFAWDFQPFSMVEDRGFKNLMETCCPSYKIPGRKYFSNSMMPAIFEETRTTLKHTLEKEATSVCLTTDIWTSSKNDSYMGITGHYITEDFSMKTVLFQCSVFEETHTAKNLADEIFSAINEWDIKNKVSMIVSDNCSNITSAVTKVLKMKHYGCYAHKLNLLVQQSLHPVEDLIKKVKTIVSHFKRSNKASQKLIKYQELQGAKQPKRILQDIATRWNSTFYMLQRFVDLEEAIKYSLAILDTDLTPLSSDEWEICKQLCDVLRPCEEVTKEMSSEKYLNASKVIPITRGLKSALKKISVNVTKESVKDVLNSMLKSCDDRFPNLEKSKTLRLCTFLDPRYKHHMFLEESTTIEIKKDLCDLLVGVINQKRNEQNPEDLSDNEVEPDQETESTEKKISVWDDVEEIIAKVKPKSNPTSMAIQEIQKYMDDSPISRKKDPLEWWKCHKNIYPHLATVFIRSCGIVATSVPCERMFSKAGYFISDRRTRLTTKKVNELMFLNTNLK, encoded by the exons atggaGCCTCCAGCAGCAAAACGTAAGAAGACGAGTGAGATTTGGAACTTTTTTGATCCAGTAGGTACAAATCAAGCAATTTGTAAGCTTTGTAAAAGGAAATTTTCTTTTACTGGttctatttctaatttaaaaaaacatatgggaAGGAAGCATCCAACAGTTTCATTGCCTGCCGCAACAGTAGAGTTACCAGCTACCAGTAATGAAGACAGAACTAACGTTATTACTGAAGAGACACCTATAGTTATCGAGTTTTCACAATCTCAGCCAGTAGAGCTTCCCGACACAGCTAGACTGTTGCCTTCAGTGATGTTTCCGAGTACGAGTACAATAACAAGTAAGACTACCACAGATGTAACAGTCCCTTTGTACACGTTACCatcaaagaaaaaacaaacaccaaTTACGTCATTTGTGCCTAAAAAAATCACACCAtcggataaaaataaaattgacttggccatattaaaattatttgcttgggattttcagccattttcaatgGTAGAGGACAGAGGCTTTAAAAATCTCATGGAAACTTGCTGTCCTTCCTATAAAATACCtggtagaaaatatttttctaactcaATGATGCCAGCTATTTTTGAAGAAACCCGCACTACACTTAAACATACTTTAGAGAAGGAAGCAACAAGTGTTTGTCTTACAACAGACATATGGACATCAAGTAAAAACGACAGTTATATGGGCATCACAGGCCACTACATAACTGAagatttttcaatgaaaacagtACTTTTTCAATGCTCAGTTTTCGAAGAAACCCATACTGCTAAAAACTTAGCAGACGAAATTTTTTCAGCTATAAATGAGtgggatataaaaaataaagtatccaTGATAGTTTCAGATAATTGTTCAAACATTACTAGTGCAGTAACAAAAGTGTTGAAGATGAAACACTATGGCTGTTACGCTCATAAGTTAAATTTACTTGTCCAACAATCATTACATCCTGTTGAAGACCTgataaaaaaagtcaaaactaTAGTCTCCCACTTTAAACGTAGTAACAAAGCATCACAAAAACTGATTAAGTATCAGGAGTTGCAGGGAGCCAAACAGCCTAAAAGGATCTTGCAGGATATTGCTACAAGATGGAACTCTACGTTCTACATGTTACAAAGGTTCGTAGATTTGGAAGAGGCTATAAAATATTCCCTAGCAATCCTGGATACCGATTTGACCCCATTAAGTTCGGATGAGTGGGAAATTTGTAAGCAGTTGTGTGACGTCCTACGCCCATGTGAAGAAGTTACCAAAGAGATGAGTAGCGAAAAATATTTGAACGCCAGTAAAGTAATCCCAATAACAAGGGGTTTGAAGTCTGCTCTTAAGAAAATTTCTGTTAATGTTACTAAAGAAAGTGTGAAAGACGTGCTTAATTCCATGCTCAAAAGCTGTGATGACAGATTTCCGAACTTGGAAAAAAGTAAAACCTTAAGACTTTGCACATTCCTCGATCCCCGCTATAAACATCACATGTTTCTAGAAGAATCTACAACCATTGAAATCAAGAAAGACCTGTGTGATTTATTAGTTGGAGTCATAAATCAaaaaagaaatgaacaaaatCCTGAGGACCTCAGTGATAATGAAGTTGAACCAGACCAAGAAACAGAATCTACCGAGAAAAAGATTTCAGTTTGGGATGATGTTGAGGAAATAATTGCTAAAGTGAAACCGAAATCCAATCCCACTTCAATGGCAATCCAAgag ATACAAAAATACATGGATGACAGTCCAATATCTAGGAAAAAGGATCCACTGGAGTGGTGGAAATGCCACAAAAACATTTATCCCCATCTAGCCACAGTATTTATTCGGAGCTGTGGCATTGTCGCAACATCCGTCCCTTGTGAGAGGATGTTCTCTAAAGCTGGTTATTTTATAAGTGACAGAAGAACCcgtttaacaacaaaaaaagtaaatgaactgatgtttttaaacacaaacctAAAGTAG
- the LOC124370155 gene encoding uncharacterized protein LOC124370155 has protein sequence MASWSKDNLLQFIEEFRKHECVWKVKSKDYHNREKKEAAHRSLLLVVKGFDSTATKSDVLKKINNIRSAFRKEQRKVTASQRSGSGTDDIYVPKLWYYRELLFLIDQEECLGGTSNLGEGRVSEDEEMLDDSQKEPLDAEENVPAPQSLQNPPQVARTASNITSATPEPKDSFKRQKKLSPCDQVLVNIGQRLATTKEEDHYDAFGKNVAQKLRLLNNEQRIYAQKIINDALFEAELGGLTRFATVNPGILYSSSTTPSAASVTPSSGGRSTYEPMYDDTAMSGFSVNYTNLN, from the exons ATGGCCAGTTGGTCGAAGGATAATCTTTTACAGTTTATAGAGGAGTTTAGGAAACATGAATGTGTATGGAAGGTTAAGTCAAAAGACTATCACAATAGGGAAAAGAAGGAAGCAGCCCACCgtagtttactattagtagtgaaAGGGTTTGACAGTACTGCAACAAAAAGCGATGTGTTGAAGAAGATAAACAATATCAGAAGTGCATTTCGTAAGGAACAAAGAAAGGTAACAGCCTCTCAACGTTCTGGCAGTGGTACAGACGATATATATGTACCAAAGCTGTGGTACTACAGAGaacttttgtttcttattgacCAGGAAGAATGTCTAGGAGGGACTTCCAACTTAGGAGAAGGAAGAGTCAGTGAAGACGAG gagatGCTGGACGATtcacaaaaagaaccattagatGCTGAGGAAAATGTACCAGCGCCCCAATCTCTACAGAATCCTCCTCAAGTTGCTCGAACCGCTTCCAATATTACCTCTGCAACACCTGAACCTAAAGATTCTTTTAAACGGCAAAAAAAATTGTCCCCGTGTGATCAAGTCTTGGTTAATATTGGACAACGACTGGCAACAACAAAAGAAGAAGATCACTACGACGCCTTTGGGAAGAACGTTGCTCAAAAGCTGAGATTGCTGAACAATGAGCAAAGGATTTATGCGCAGAAAATCATTAATGATGCCCTGTTTGAAGCAGAACTAGGTGGACTAACACGATTTGCTACAGTTAACCCAGGTATTCTTTACTCAAGTTCCACAACACCATCGGCAGCTAGTGTTACCCCAAGTTCAGGAGGTAGATCAACCTATGAACCAATGTATGATGATACAGCAATGTCTGGCTTCAGTGTCAactatacaaatctaaattaa